The sequence below is a genomic window from Opitutia bacterium.
CCACACGGTCTGCGGGCGCTCGGCGCTCTGGAATGCGTTCACCGTGAGGTTGAGGAGAATCTGAATCAGCTCGGTGCCGCCGATTTGCGCGGAGGCGTCGCGTTCGAGGTATTTGGCGGAGAGCTTGCCGCCGCGCAGGCTCGGGTGGCCGCGCATCAGCGTGTGCACGTCGTCGATGACTTGGTTGACGGAAACCTCGGGGGCTTGCGCGCTGCGCTTGTTCACGAAGCGCAGGTAGCGGCGCGTGATGGCGGCGCAGGTGTTGACCTGCTTGGCGAGGAGATTGACGTCCTCGCGCACGGCCTGAAGGTCGGCGCCGTAGAGCGAGCCGACGCTGTCGAGCTTGTGGCGGAGGAGTTCGACGTAGCCGGTGATGACGGTGAGCGGGTTGTTGATGTCGTGCAGCGCGCCGGCGTAGATCTCGGTCGTGGTGCGCGCCATCTCCTCCTTCACGGAGGCGTCGTTGAGTTGCTCGCTGAGGGCCTTCAGGCGCTCGGAGGTGGAGGAAACGGTTTCCGAAATCCGGCGCAGGTGCAGCGCGCGCGTCACGGCTTCGCGAATCGTCGAAAGATCGAACGGCTTGCTCAGGTAATCGCACGCGCCGAGCCGCAGCGCCTGGCGCGCGGTCTCGATCGTTTCGTAGGCGGTGAGCATGATAACCTCGATGTGC
It includes:
- a CDS encoding response regulator, producing the protein MLAAPASVSTVPANVTAPSTLPTLLIVDDEEGPRHSLRMVFRQDFNVHAVENGDKALDYAKAHPVQLAILDIRMAGKSGIDVLRGLKAIDPHIEVIMLTAYETIETARQALRLGACDYLSKPFDLSTIREAVTRALHLRRISETVSSTSERLKALSEQLNDASVKEEMARTTTEIYAGALHDINNPLTVITGYVELLRHKLDSVGSLYGADLQAVREDVNLLAKQVNTCAAITRRYLRFVNKRSAQAPEVSVNQVIDDVHTLMRGHPSLRGGKLSAKYLERDASAQIGGTELIQILLNLTVNAFQSAERPQTVWIAAERYDDPLKIETFRDTPEERFINLESFANHAPLVALSVIDQGPGIPQDVLSRIFEPYFTTKAQSGTGLGLAIVVRLVKHHCGLIQVKTKLGEGTRFTIYLPAKDPSNSGNPFGK